From Streptomyces sp. CMB-StM0423, a single genomic window includes:
- a CDS encoding DMT family transporter → MNGMNGLAAALVLAIASAAAYAGAAVLQERVAGAGREADAGVWAALRRGSWWLSVGLNVAGAALHVLALRYGPLTLIQPLGALTLVLALPLQAAVTGRAVGAVRWRGAALTLTGLAGVLLLVRGGGRIEVLTPAQVLGTVAATAAALAALVAAARRAGPRAAGIAYATAAGIAFGAGSVLTQTVAVRPGPDAFTVLTGLAVAALAPAGLMLSQAAYRDGLGAPLATVTLVNPAVCAAVGLTLLGEQLTGGTLGLAAALTATALATHGVLLLSRPDEAAERTPVVAEPCAPAALPRPAAKATDQAQGWARHNAPRPAETFSLAR, encoded by the coding sequence ATGAACGGCATGAACGGCCTCGCGGCAGCACTGGTGCTGGCCATCGCGTCCGCCGCCGCGTACGCGGGGGCCGCCGTGCTCCAGGAGCGGGTCGCGGGGGCGGGCCGGGAGGCGGACGCGGGGGTGTGGGCGGCGCTGAGGCGCGGCTCGTGGTGGCTGTCGGTCGGGCTGAACGTCGCGGGCGCGGCGCTGCACGTCCTCGCGCTGCGGTACGGGCCGCTGACCCTGATACAGCCGCTGGGCGCCCTCACGCTGGTCCTCGCGCTGCCGCTGCAGGCGGCGGTCACCGGTCGGGCGGTCGGCGCGGTGCGGTGGCGGGGCGCGGCGCTGACGCTGACGGGTCTTGCGGGGGTGCTGCTGCTGGTGCGCGGCGGCGGGCGCATCGAGGTGCTCACCCCGGCGCAGGTCCTCGGCACGGTCGCGGCCACGGCGGCGGCGCTGGCGGCGCTGGTCGCGGCGGCCCGCCGGGCGGGCCCGCGGGCCGCCGGGATCGCGTACGCGACGGCCGCGGGCATCGCCTTCGGCGCGGGCTCGGTGCTGACCCAGACGGTCGCGGTACGCCCCGGCCCGGACGCCTTCACCGTGCTGACAGGTCTCGCGGTCGCGGCACTGGCCCCCGCGGGCCTGATGCTCTCGCAGGCGGCCTACCGCGACGGCCTCGGCGCCCCCCTGGCGACGGTGACCCTGGTCAACCCGGCGGTCTGCGCGGCGGTGGGCCTGACCCTGCTGGGCGAGCAACTGACCGGCGGCACCCTGGGGTTGGCGGCAGCCCTGACGGCAACGGCCCTGGCCACCCACGGCGTCCTCCTGCTCTCCCGCCCCGACGAGGCGGCGGAGCGGACTCCGGTGGTGGCGGAGCCCTGCGCCCCGGCGGCGCTGCCGCGTCCGGCCGCCAAGGCGACGGACCAGGCCCAGGGTTGGGCACGGCACAACGCACCCCGCCCGGCCGAAACCTTCAGCCTGGCCCGCTGA
- a CDS encoding DinB family protein, protein MITPDTKDWTWVLDRPCPECGFAAAETRPQDVSALMRKCAVRWVQVLADEPERLRARPRPDVWSALEYACHVRDVFRLGDERVRRMLTEDGPRLANWDQDETAVAERYGEQDPLRVAAELSAWGETLAEHLDEVGEGEWQRTGFRSDGAEFTVDTFARYFVHDVLHHLYDVGAPLDRSAGGRG, encoded by the coding sequence ATGATCACACCGGACACCAAGGACTGGACCTGGGTCCTGGACCGCCCCTGCCCCGAGTGCGGCTTCGCGGCGGCGGAGACCCGCCCGCAGGACGTCTCCGCGCTGATGCGGAAGTGCGCCGTGCGCTGGGTGCAGGTCCTGGCCGACGAGCCGGAGCGGCTGCGGGCGCGGCCGCGGCCCGACGTGTGGTCGGCGCTGGAGTACGCGTGCCATGTGCGCGACGTGTTCCGGCTCGGCGACGAGAGGGTGCGCCGGATGCTGACCGAGGACGGCCCGCGGCTCGCCAACTGGGATCAGGACGAGACGGCCGTCGCGGAGCGGTACGGGGAGCAGGACCCGCTGCGGGTGGCGGCGGAGCTGTCGGCGTGGGGGGAGACGCTGGCGGAGCACCTGGACGAGGTCGGCGAGGGGGAGTGGCAGCGGACGGGGTTCCGGAGCGACGGCGCGGAGTTCACGGTCGACACGTTCGCGCGGTACTTCGTGCACGACGTGCTCCACCACCTGTACGACGTGGGCGCCCCGCTGGACCGCTCCGCGGGGGGCCGGGGATGA
- a CDS encoding extracellular solute-binding protein, which yields MAADYGDKASNASKVYWDDVVKRFEAKNEDIKVDVQVINWNDIDTKVKTMIQGGNVPDILQTGGYADKVADDLLYEADEVLSPKTKSNLIESFAKAGEVDGTQYGIPFVSSARLMFYNKEVLGKAGVEVPQSWDDVAAAAEKIKAEKAAEIPYALPLGPEETQGESMIWEIGNGGGYTDAEGNYSIDSAQNVETFEWLKENLVDPGLTYENPATTDRKTAFADFAAGKVGMLNGHPTLIQMAKDGGVDYEVAPIPGKDGPLDSTLGVADWMMAFKDGGKQEEIRKFLDFAYSMENTLKFDEMYNLMPVTTDTLEEMQSNGKHKDLEPFFEVLPAAQFYPLGSTSWDVVSAEIKKSGGKAVSDDPGKVLGELQQKAEDTAADMGE from the coding sequence GTGGCTGCCGATTACGGGGATAAGGCGTCGAATGCGTCCAAGGTGTACTGGGACGATGTCGTCAAGCGTTTCGAGGCGAAGAACGAGGACATCAAGGTCGATGTTCAGGTGATCAACTGGAATGACATCGACACCAAGGTCAAGACGATGATCCAGGGCGGGAACGTTCCGGACATTCTGCAGACCGGTGGGTATGCGGACAAGGTCGCTGATGATCTGCTGTATGAGGCGGATGAGGTGCTCTCGCCGAAGACGAAGTCGAATCTGATCGAGTCGTTCGCGAAGGCGGGCGAGGTCGATGGTACGCAGTACGGCATCCCGTTCGTGTCCTCGGCGCGGTTGATGTTCTACAACAAGGAAGTCCTGGGCAAGGCCGGTGTGGAGGTTCCGCAGAGCTGGGACGATGTCGCGGCGGCGGCGGAGAAGATCAAGGCGGAGAAGGCCGCGGAGATCCCGTATGCGCTGCCGCTGGGTCCGGAGGAGACCCAGGGTGAGTCGATGATCTGGGAGATCGGCAACGGTGGCGGTTACACCGATGCCGAGGGCAACTACTCCATCGACAGTGCGCAGAACGTGGAGACGTTCGAGTGGCTGAAGGAGAACCTGGTCGACCCGGGTCTGACGTATGAGAACCCGGCCACCACGGACCGGAAGACGGCGTTCGCCGACTTCGCGGCGGGGAAGGTGGGGATGCTCAACGGGCACCCGACGCTGATCCAGATGGCGAAGGACGGCGGTGTCGACTACGAGGTGGCGCCGATCCCCGGCAAGGACGGCCCGCTGGATTCCACCCTGGGTGTGGCGGACTGGATGATGGCGTTCAAGGACGGCGGGAAGCAGGAGGAGATCAGGAAGTTCCTGGACTTTGCGTACTCCATGGAGAACACGCTGAAGTTCGACGAGATGTACAACCTCATGCCGGTGACCACGGACACCCTTGAGGAGATGCAGTCGAACGGGAAGCACAAGGACCTGGAGCCGTTCTTCGAGGTGCTGCCGGCCGCGCAGTTCTACCCGCTGGGCAGCACGAGCTGGGACGTGGTGTCCGCGGAGATCAAGAAGTCGGGCGGCAAGGCCGTCTCCGACGACCCGGGCAAGGTACTGGGCGAGTTGCAGCAGAAGGCCGAGGACACCGCCGCCGACATGGGCGAGTGA
- a CDS encoding carbohydrate ABC transporter permease: protein MPVTVKEPAAAAGPGPGGRKTGPQRRRRRGGGLARLGPLPWIAPAVLLIVVVVLWPIYELIRTSFLNVSISGFVRGSAGTEKYRQLFDESGFGSVLTMTVVWTIAVVGVTMLLSLGLAQLFNKPFPGRTVTRWALIAPWAASVLMTAIGFRWMLDQTAGVLNTLMTDIGLTDGPKDWLGDPATAWPWMMFVAVFVSLPFTTYTLLAGLQTIPHEVYEAARIDGANSRQTYWRVTVPLLRPAFLVGFVINLINVFNSFPVIWAMTKGGPGSDTATTTVFMYQLKDTDIGESAAMSVVNFAMVVVLVLIFLKVSRWNKEDA from the coding sequence GTGCCCGTCACGGTCAAGGAGCCCGCGGCCGCTGCCGGTCCCGGGCCCGGCGGGCGGAAGACCGGGCCGCAGCGCCGCCGCCGTCGCGGCGGCGGTCTGGCCCGGCTCGGTCCGCTGCCCTGGATTGCCCCCGCCGTCCTGCTGATCGTCGTGGTGGTGCTGTGGCCCATCTACGAACTGATCCGCACCTCGTTCCTCAACGTCAGCATCAGCGGTTTCGTCCGCGGCTCGGCCGGCACCGAGAAGTACCGCCAGCTCTTCGACGAGTCCGGCTTCGGCAGCGTGCTGACCATGACAGTGGTATGGACGATCGCCGTCGTCGGCGTGACCATGCTCCTCTCCCTGGGCCTGGCCCAGTTGTTCAACAAGCCCTTCCCCGGCCGCACCGTCACCCGCTGGGCGCTCATCGCCCCGTGGGCCGCCTCCGTGCTGATGACCGCGATCGGCTTCCGCTGGATGCTCGACCAGACCGCCGGCGTCCTGAACACCCTGATGACCGACATCGGCCTGACAGACGGCCCCAAGGACTGGCTGGGCGATCCCGCGACCGCCTGGCCGTGGATGATGTTCGTCGCCGTGTTCGTCTCACTGCCGTTCACCACCTACACCCTCCTCGCCGGGCTGCAGACCATCCCCCACGAGGTGTACGAGGCCGCCCGCATCGACGGCGCCAACTCCCGCCAGACCTACTGGCGGGTGACCGTACCCCTGCTGCGGCCCGCGTTCCTCGTCGGCTTCGTCATCAACCTCATCAACGTCTTCAACTCCTTCCCCGTCATCTGGGCCATGACCAAAGGCGGACCCGGCAGCGACACCGCCACGACCACGGTGTTCATGTACCAGTTGAAAGACACCGACATCGGCGAGTCCGCCGCGATGTCCGTCGTCAACTTCGCCATGGTCGTCGTACTCGTCCTGATCTTCCTCAAGGTCAGCCGCTGGAACAAGGAGGACGCATGA
- a CDS encoding carbohydrate ABC transporter permease has protein sequence MTLSAPSHTPGNGPIPQQTRGKNTSTSTSGKGGKGAVKRRKYGPRTLVIAASAWMLAVIFIAPYLEMIITALRPADELRDRTYLPTSFEWHNLVDVWKESTLGDNLQVTLLIAGGATLLVLLVSLPAAYYTARVRYRGRKAFLLLVLVTQMFQPTALLIGLYREFHQLDMLNSTWTLILANGAFNLAFAIWILTAYISSIPAELEEAAMVDGTGRFGALFRVTLPLAMPGVVTALIFTFISTWNEFVMGLTLMTEPEKQPLTVGINNFIGNYTVEWNYLFAASVVAIIPVIVLFAFIERHVVSGLTAGSVK, from the coding sequence ATGACCCTCTCCGCGCCCTCACACACACCCGGAAACGGCCCCATCCCCCAGCAGACCCGCGGCAAAAACACCAGCACCAGCACCAGCGGCAAGGGCGGCAAGGGGGCCGTCAAGCGCCGGAAGTACGGCCCGCGCACCCTGGTCATCGCCGCAAGCGCCTGGATGCTGGCCGTCATCTTCATCGCCCCCTACCTGGAGATGATCATCACCGCGCTGCGGCCCGCGGACGAACTCCGCGACCGCACCTACCTGCCCACCTCCTTCGAGTGGCACAACCTCGTCGACGTCTGGAAGGAATCCACCCTCGGCGACAACCTCCAGGTCACCCTCCTCATCGCAGGCGGCGCCACCCTCCTCGTACTGCTCGTCTCACTGCCGGCCGCGTACTACACCGCCCGGGTCCGCTACCGCGGCCGCAAAGCATTCCTGCTGCTCGTCCTCGTCACCCAGATGTTCCAGCCCACCGCGCTGCTCATCGGCCTCTACCGCGAGTTCCACCAGCTCGACATGCTCAACTCCACCTGGACACTCATCCTGGCCAACGGCGCCTTCAACCTCGCCTTCGCCATCTGGATCCTCACCGCCTACATCTCCTCCATCCCCGCCGAACTGGAGGAAGCCGCGATGGTCGACGGCACCGGACGCTTCGGCGCACTGTTCCGGGTAACGCTGCCACTGGCCATGCCCGGCGTGGTCACCGCCCTCATCTTCACGTTCATCTCCACCTGGAACGAGTTCGTCATGGGCCTGACCCTGATGACCGAACCAGAGAAACAACCGCTCACCGTCGGCATCAACAACTTCATCGGCAACTACACCGTCGAATGGAACTACCTCTTCGCCGCCTCCGTCGTCGCCATCATCCCCGTCATCGTCCTCTTCGCCTTCATCGAACGACACGTCGTCTCCGGACTCACAGCCGGATCCGTGAAGTAG
- a CDS encoding murein hydrolase activator EnvC family protein, with the protein MRRIITQTGATAALCVALAAPAGVPHAAARPDPGTDGKAGVRAVRGTVDRLFRDAAAATERYEAARRASAAQRVKIAKLQRAVRAKHRRLVVLRGRIGQLAARQYQSGGLGPTAALMSARTPEDLLDRVFLLDKGEQAAAGLYHRAEQAERRLADERERQAVALADLRAELHTQARVKRFIERKLERAQGRLDGLQSAQAARSRSSDCPRTARPRAVTLSADGKALAGRKWTAPVGRYTLSSRFDQAGGMWSSRHTGLDFAVAEGKPVGSVGYGVVYEIGCDDAFGNSVTVRHDDGYFTFYAHLSEVRTRPGERVFPGQPLGLAGTTGNSTGPHLHFEVRVTPQFGSGIDPEPWLRGKGVRLREPAAE; encoded by the coding sequence ATGCGACGAATTATCACACAAACAGGAGCGACCGCGGCCCTGTGCGTCGCCCTGGCCGCGCCCGCCGGCGTTCCGCACGCCGCCGCCCGCCCCGACCCGGGCACCGACGGCAAGGCCGGGGTGCGGGCGGTGCGCGGCACCGTCGACCGGCTGTTCCGGGACGCCGCCGCGGCCACCGAGCGCTACGAGGCCGCCCGCCGGGCGTCCGCCGCGCAGCGCGTGAAGATCGCCAAGCTCCAGCGGGCCGTACGCGCCAAGCACCGCAGGCTCGTCGTGCTGCGCGGCCGGATCGGGCAGCTCGCCGCCCGCCAGTACCAGTCCGGCGGCCTCGGCCCCACCGCCGCGCTGATGTCCGCGCGCACCCCCGAGGACCTGCTCGACAGGGTCTTCCTGCTCGACAAGGGCGAGCAGGCCGCGGCCGGCCTCTACCACCGCGCCGAGCAGGCCGAGCGGCGGCTCGCGGACGAGCGGGAGCGCCAGGCCGTCGCGCTCGCCGACCTGCGCGCGGAACTGCACACGCAGGCGCGGGTGAAGCGGTTCATCGAGCGCAAGCTGGAGCGGGCGCAGGGCCGGCTGGACGGCCTGCAGAGCGCGCAGGCCGCCCGCTCGCGCAGCTCCGACTGCCCGCGCACCGCGCGCCCCCGGGCCGTGACGCTCAGCGCGGACGGCAAGGCGCTGGCCGGCCGCAAGTGGACGGCGCCGGTGGGCCGTTACACCCTCTCCTCGCGCTTCGACCAGGCCGGCGGCATGTGGTCCTCCCGGCACACCGGCCTGGACTTCGCCGTGGCCGAGGGCAAGCCGGTGGGCAGCGTCGGCTACGGCGTCGTGTACGAGATCGGCTGCGACGACGCCTTCGGCAACTCCGTCACCGTCCGGCACGACGACGGCTACTTCACCTTCTACGCCCATCTCTCCGAGGTCCGCACCAGGCCGGGCGAGCGGGTCTTCCCCGGCCAGCCCCTCGGCCTCGCCGGCACCACCGGCAACTCCACGGGCCCGCACCTGCACTTCGAGGTCCGGGTGACACCGCAGTTCGGCTCGGGGATCGACCCGGAGCCGTGGCTGCGGGGCAAGGGCGTACGGCTGCGCGAGCCGGCGGCGGAGTAG
- a CDS encoding Trm112 family protein, which translates to MNPDDPLLRILVCPLDKGPLTLLDTGDALYNPRLRRRYPVRDGIPQLLPSSGETVSDEEHERITGGLQPRA; encoded by the coding sequence GTGAATCCCGACGACCCGCTGCTGAGGATCCTCGTCTGCCCGCTCGACAAGGGCCCGCTGACCCTGCTGGACACCGGCGACGCGCTCTACAACCCGCGGCTGCGGCGCCGCTATCCGGTGCGCGACGGCATACCGCAGTTGCTCCCGTCCTCCGGCGAGACGGTGTCGGACGAGGAACACGAGCGGATCACCGGCGGCCTCCAGCCCCGGGCCTGA
- a CDS encoding DMT family transporter, with protein MWWGVAAALLANVFISCGFVLEKQALSALPELSVKQPARMVRVLVSSPLWLAGCLSLGLGFAAQLLCYRTLPLAAAQGILVSGLVLLVLLSSRFLGERLSTRELAGVAAILLSLGMIVLSLDQDADTVSTSAPAGRFLLVALPSLAAGLWLYLAAELRAKRRHRIPTTGIAYGVGVGFLYGVSSLTIKGVSGLVSGSDVLGTAGDLLASPYPYTLAFTAVAGLVMSQAALQRCRASLIVPVCTTANCLHAVAAGTFVFGEPLPHDAPRLLLRLGGIALAVSVLLALPRHDEPAPEEPAGEVQGPGPVRDGEPEAVRDEEPEAAGGEEPESVRGEVPGPAPETGAAPEPEPPERRRPAALPPAPVPTPHRGGPVP; from the coding sequence ATGTGGTGGGGGGTTGCCGCGGCGCTGCTGGCGAACGTCTTCATAAGCTGCGGCTTCGTACTGGAGAAGCAGGCCCTGTCGGCGCTGCCCGAGCTGAGCGTGAAGCAGCCGGCCCGCATGGTGCGGGTGCTGGTGTCCAGCCCGCTGTGGCTGGCGGGCTGCCTCAGCCTGGGGCTGGGCTTCGCCGCCCAGTTGCTCTGCTACCGCACGCTCCCGCTGGCCGCCGCGCAGGGCATCCTCGTCTCCGGTCTGGTGCTGCTGGTCCTGCTGTCGTCGCGGTTCCTCGGCGAGCGGCTGAGCACGCGCGAACTGGCCGGGGTGGCCGCGATCCTGCTCTCGCTGGGGATGATCGTGCTCTCCCTGGACCAGGACGCCGACACGGTCAGCACCTCGGCGCCGGCCGGGCGGTTCCTGCTGGTCGCGCTGCCGTCGCTGGCCGCGGGCCTGTGGCTGTACCTGGCGGCGGAGCTGCGCGCCAAGCGGCGGCACCGGATCCCGACGACGGGCATCGCGTACGGGGTCGGGGTGGGCTTCCTGTACGGGGTCAGCTCGCTGACGATCAAGGGCGTCTCGGGTCTGGTGTCGGGCTCCGACGTGCTGGGCACCGCCGGTGACCTGCTGGCGTCGCCGTACCCGTACACGCTGGCGTTCACCGCGGTGGCGGGGCTGGTGATGTCGCAGGCGGCGCTGCAGCGCTGCCGGGCGTCGCTGATCGTGCCGGTGTGCACGACGGCCAACTGCCTGCACGCCGTCGCCGCGGGCACGTTCGTCTTCGGCGAGCCGCTGCCGCACGACGCGCCGCGGCTGCTGCTGCGGCTGGGCGGGATCGCGCTGGCGGTGTCGGTACTGCTGGCGCTCCCGCGCCACGACGAGCCGGCCCCGGAGGAGCCGGCCGGCGAAGTGCAGGGCCCCGGGCCCGTACGCGACGGGGAGCCGGAGGCCGTACGCGACGAGGAGCCGGAGGCGGCAGGCGGCGAGGAGCCTGAGTCCGTACGCGGCGAAGTGCCGGGCCCCGCACCCGAGACCGGTGCCGCACCCGAGCCCGAGCCGCCCGAGCGGCGGCGTCCCGCCGCGCTGCCGCCCGCCCCCGTACCGACCCCCCACCGTGGAGGACCCGTCCCGTGA
- a CDS encoding class I SAM-dependent methyltransferase, which produces MSRAEAPASLREFYEDPAVPVASGDARSRRQARMLADALGPFRTGAAPAVVVDVGCGDGSAAAVAAGVLDARRPGGQRIVAVDWSHDALRRARTRTRDAAPGTPVHVVRGGLPDGAAQPAGLPLAAGSADAVLFSEVVEHLVDPDAALDELRRVLRPGGHLLLSTPNLAAWYNRALLLAGVQPVFSEVSLRGIHGRPGSQVVGHLRLYTARALRGFLAASGFTVEKVAGAPYHDVPRPLRPFDRALCRAPSLASILLVHARRE; this is translated from the coding sequence GTGAGCCGGGCCGAAGCCCCCGCCTCGCTGCGGGAGTTCTACGAGGACCCGGCGGTGCCCGTCGCCTCCGGCGACGCCCGCAGCCGGCGGCAGGCGCGGATGCTGGCGGACGCCCTGGGCCCGTTCCGTACCGGCGCGGCGCCCGCGGTCGTCGTGGACGTCGGCTGCGGCGACGGCTCGGCCGCCGCCGTGGCCGCGGGGGTGCTCGACGCGCGCCGCCCCGGCGGGCAGCGCATCGTCGCCGTCGACTGGTCGCACGACGCGCTGCGCCGCGCCAGGACCCGTACCCGCGACGCCGCCCCCGGCACGCCGGTCCACGTCGTCCGCGGCGGGCTGCCGGACGGCGCGGCGCAGCCCGCCGGGCTGCCGCTGGCCGCGGGCAGCGCGGACGCCGTGCTGTTCAGCGAGGTCGTGGAGCACCTGGTCGACCCCGACGCCGCGCTCGACGAACTGCGCCGCGTGCTGCGGCCCGGCGGCCATCTGCTGCTCTCCACCCCCAACCTCGCCGCCTGGTACAACCGCGCGCTGCTGCTGGCCGGCGTACAGCCGGTGTTCTCCGAGGTCAGCCTGCGCGGCATCCACGGCCGCCCCGGCAGCCAGGTCGTCGGCCACCTCCGGCTCTACACGGCCCGCGCACTCCGGGGTTTTCTGGCGGCCTCCGGCTTTACCGTGGAGAAGGTGGCCGGCGCGCCGTACCACGACGTACCCAGGCCGCTGCGGCCGTTCGACCGCGCGCTGTGCCGGGCGCCGTCGCTGGCCTCGATCCTGCTCGTCCACGCCAGGCGGGAGTAG
- a CDS encoding condensation protein — protein MTVTQPARPAPAAPGRVPFPTVDEVSLHCTDPVEPETVHIELHFPGRFEPERLRTALAEAARRHPRFQQRKAASRWWHRRYQWQVTPEADVDPVAFLPAGPSVLEAARERTMTDCPPLDAAPPVRIEAVETGDGGTVLMTTVNHTAMDGPSCLRVLATAAEVYAGGEPQAAASAGGKSPARTGPKAAAAPPAPPPADAGRPGPARPARIAGDTSSSGSPGTGNGLLLLDLPAPRRTSYGATVNDQLLVATCLTAARWNRAHGARTAPVRITMPVDNRARESAEMLIGNGTRLTEVGFGPEERADAEALTGGEAPDRAAVERLLRATMARTHTLKSEPSHPLGLYGVLLTAPVLPVGVRGVLARTLRSAAAPLMSTTLLSNLGRIVYPLDFGAAGRPTAVWVSAPSRMPRGLAITAASTAGRLHLAVRYSRALLDHAAAVRIGELMQQGLAACAEDPGDPA, from the coding sequence ATGACGGTGACGCAGCCCGCCCGGCCCGCCCCTGCGGCGCCGGGACGGGTCCCGTTCCCCACGGTGGACGAGGTCTCGCTGCACTGCACGGATCCGGTGGAGCCGGAGACCGTGCACATCGAGCTCCACTTCCCCGGGCGGTTCGAGCCCGAGCGGCTGCGCACCGCGCTCGCCGAAGCCGCGCGCCGGCACCCCAGGTTCCAGCAGCGCAAGGCCGCCAGCCGCTGGTGGCACCGCCGTTACCAGTGGCAGGTGACCCCGGAGGCCGACGTCGACCCGGTGGCGTTCCTGCCCGCGGGGCCCAGCGTGCTGGAGGCGGCGCGCGAGCGCACCATGACCGACTGCCCGCCGCTGGACGCCGCGCCACCGGTGCGCATCGAGGCCGTCGAGACCGGGGACGGCGGCACGGTCCTGATGACCACCGTCAACCACACCGCCATGGACGGCCCTTCGTGCCTGCGGGTGCTGGCGACGGCGGCGGAGGTGTACGCGGGCGGCGAACCCCAGGCCGCGGCTTCCGCCGGCGGCAAGTCCCCGGCCCGTACGGGACCGAAGGCGGCCGCCGCACCGCCCGCGCCCCCGCCCGCCGACGCCGGCCGCCCGGGACCCGCCCGCCCGGCCCGCATCGCCGGCGACACGTCGTCTTCCGGGTCTCCCGGCACCGGCAACGGCCTGCTCCTCCTCGACCTGCCCGCCCCCCGCCGCACCTCCTACGGCGCCACCGTCAACGACCAGCTCCTCGTCGCCACGTGCCTCACCGCCGCCCGCTGGAACCGTGCGCACGGCGCCCGCACCGCCCCGGTGCGCATCACCATGCCCGTCGACAACCGCGCGCGGGAGTCCGCCGAGATGCTGATAGGCAACGGCACCCGGCTGACCGAGGTCGGCTTCGGGCCGGAGGAGCGGGCCGACGCGGAGGCGCTGACCGGCGGCGAGGCGCCGGACCGGGCGGCGGTCGAGCGGCTGCTGCGCGCCACCATGGCCCGTACGCACACGCTCAAGTCCGAGCCGAGCCACCCGCTGGGCCTCTACGGCGTGCTGCTCACCGCGCCGGTGCTGCCCGTCGGCGTCCGCGGCGTGCTGGCCCGTACGCTGCGCAGCGCCGCCGCGCCGCTGATGTCGACCACCCTGTTGTCCAACCTCGGCCGCATCGTCTACCCGCTGGACTTCGGCGCCGCCGGCCGCCCGACCGCCGTGTGGGTCTCCGCCCCGTCCCGGATGCCGCGCGGCCTCGCGATCACCGCCGCGTCCACCGCGGGCCGGCTGCACCTGGCCGTCCGCTACTCCCGCGCCCTCCTCGACCACGCCGCGGCCGTCCGCATCGGCGAGCTGATGCAGCAGGGTCTCGCGGCCTGCGCGGAGGACCCGGGGGATCCGGCGTGA